From the Brachybacterium sillae genome, the window TGGCGCAGAAGGTCGCGAAGGTCGCCACCGACCTCGGCCTGGACGTCTCGATCGACCACATCGAGAATCCGCGCGTGGAGAAGTACGACCACTACTACCACGCCGTCAACACCAACCTGCTGGACCTCGGTCTGGAGCCGCACCTGCTGACCGACGAGCACCTGGCGGAGATCCTGAAGGTCGCCCAGGCGAACACCGATCGCGTGAAGCGCGAGCTGGTGATGCCGACGGTCACCTGGAAGTGACCCGCTGACGACGAAGCGCCCCCGGCCGATCGGCCGGGGGCGCTGTCGTGTGGTGACGACGTGGGGGCCTCAGCAGGCCTTGTTGTACACCGTCGAGGTCGTGATGAGCTGATTGGTCAGCGTGGTGCTGGAGGCCATCCCGGCGGGCTGACCGGTGTAGCTGATGGTCGCCGACTGGACGTAGCTGGTGAGCGAGAAGGAGGTCCAGCCGTAGCTCGGGCTCACCTGGATGGTGGCCGGCATGATCTCCGTCTGCCCGTAGTAGATCGTGCCGCTCTGGATAACCTTTGAAGCGGTCTGGGTCGCCGTTGTCTTGTAGGTGATGGTGCCGGTGACCCTCACCGAGCCGTCGGCCAGCGTGGTGATGGTCGGGGCCGTGATCGACCAGGAGCCAGCAAGGGTTTGAAACGCCAGGTGTGTAGCGGTCGTGCGATTGACGGTAGTTCGGGTGCTGCTGAGGGCCTTGTTCCACAACTGCCCAGCGATGCGGATGTTCTGCGCCGTCCACATGGCGTTCGGGCCGGCCGGGATGATCACCTCGACCTCGGTGATGAACGTGGCGCCGGGCTGCAGCGTCGCGGTCGACCCCGCGACATAGCCGGTCCCCGTGTACGCAGACGTGGTCGGCACGGACCACCAGAAGCCGGAGGAGGTCGCATAGGCGCCGTTCGCGCCGGAGGCCGAGTTCGTCACCGGCGTGAACGACCCCTCACCATTCCGGAAGAGGCCCGAGTTCGTGTAGCACTGCGAGGCGTCATTCCAGTTGATGTCGCTGTCGGGGTTGTTCCCGGCCTTCACGGCGGAGAAGTAGGCGGTGGGGGAGGTGGGGTGGATGGTGCCGGTGTTGTCGGTGCCGTTGTACCCCACGGTGCCACCGTTCATGCCGGTGGTGACGAACAGGCCGTACTCCGCCCCGGCCTTCACCTGAGAGGCCGCCAGGGCGGGGGTGGCGATCGCCACGGCCGCGGTCGGCGCGGTCCACGACACACCGCGCAGAAGGGCGCGGCGGCTGGGCTGGGTGGCGTTCGGCATGGGATCCTCCAGGGAGTCTTCATAAATCTGGCGTCCCACGCGTCGCGGGACGAATCGGTCGACTCGGTCCATCCGAGCATTTTTCAGCGGTGTGTCACACCTGAGGGTCGAGTGATGCAGGTCATATCCACGACCGCCGGGTCGCCCGCGCGCCGTCTCCCCGTGCTGTCGGGCGCCGCCGGTCCCGCACGCAGACCGGGGACGACATAGGGTGGCGACGGCCCTGAGGCCCCCACGAAAGGACCGCCCGTGCGCATCGCCCTCGTCACCGAGACCTTCGTCCCCTCCGTCGACGGGGTGGTGACGCGCCTGCGGCACGCCGTCGAACGCTTCGTGGACCTCGGCCACGAGGTGATGGTGGTGGCGCCGGATCTCGGCGTGTACGAGCACCACGGGGCGCGGATCGTCGGCGTCCGCCCTGTCACGCTGCCGTTCTACAAGCACCGGCGCTTCACCCTGCCGAGCCCCACGGTCGACGGCATCATCCGCGGCTTCCACCCGGACGTGGTGCATGCCGCCCAGCCGATCCTGCTGGCCAGCTCGGGGGCCTACGCCGCGCACCGGCAGGGCATCCCGCTGGTCGCCAGCTACCACACCCACCTGCCGCGGTACATGGACCTGTACCGCGGATGGACCTGGGGCAAGCCCGCCGTGTGGTGGCAGATCAAGCGCAACCACGCCCTGGCCGATCTCAATCTCGCCACCTCCGAGGCCATGAAGCAGGAGCTCGAGTCCCACGGCATCCCACGTCTGCACGTGCTGCGGCGGGGCGTGGACACCGAGGCCCACCACCCGCGTTTCGCCTCCGCGCAGATGCGTGAGCGCCTCACCCAGGGGCAGCCGCAGCGGAAACTGCTGGTGTTCGTCGGGCGCCTGGCGAAGGAGAAGGAGATCCACCGTCTGCGCTCCATGATGGATCGACGGGACGACGTGGCGCTCGCGATCGTCGGCGACGGCCCGTACCGGCGGGAGCTCGTGGAGCTGTTCGCCGGCACCCACACCCTGTTCCCCGGCTTCCTGGAGGGGGAGGAGCTCGCCAGTGCCTTCGCCTCCGCCGACGCCTTCGTCTTCCCCTCCGTCACGGAGACCCTCGGCCTGGTGATCCTCGAGGGCATGGCCTCCGGCCTGCCGGTGGTCGCCGCCCGCTCCGGCCCCACCCTCGAGCAGGTGACCGACGGGGTGAACGGCCTGCTGTTCGACCACGACGACGAGGCCTCCCTCGATGCGGCGCTGAACCGCCTCGGCGATCCCGAGCTGCGCCGCAGCATCCGCGAGAACGCCCGCGCCGAGGCGGAGAAGTACTCCTGGGACAACGCCTCCGACGACCTGCTGCGCTACTACGAGATGGCGATCGAGAGGCATCGCCGCCCCTGACCTGCACCGGGGCCGAAGGTCCCGGGACCCCAGTCCCGGTGGTGCTGGGATCGGGGTATGCAGATCGCGATCGGCCGTGAGGCCGCCCCCGAGGAGCGTCGCGCCGCTGCGACGCCCGCCACCGTGACGGCGCTGCTGACCCTGGGCTATGACGTCCTGGTGGAGTCCGGAGCCGGGGAACGCGCCGCCTTCCCGGATTCCGCCTACCGCGACGCCGGCGCACGCATCACCGACGATGAGCGCGAGGTCTGGGGCAGCGACATCGTCCTGGGTGTCAATGAACCCACCCGCGAGCAGGTCTCCTGGATGCGCCAGGGCGCCGTGCTCGCCACCTTCCTCCATCCCGCGCAGTATCCGCAGCTGGTGGAGGCGCTCCGGGCGCAGGGCGTCACCGCCCTCGCCATGGACATGGTGCCGCGCATCTCCCGCGCCCAGTCCCTGGACGCCCTCAGCTCTATGGCCAACATCTCCGGCTATCGCGCCGTGGTGGAGGCCGCCTCCCGCTTCGGCCGCTTCTTCGCCGGTCAGGTGACCGCCGCCGGCAAGGTGCCGCCCGCCACCGTGTTCGTCATCGGCACGGGTGTCGCCGGGTTGGCGGCGATCGGTGCCGCCAACGGGCTGGGCGCCCAGGTGAAGGCCACCGACGTGCGGCCCGAGACCGCCGAGCAGGTGCGCTCCATGGGCGCCGAGTTCGTGGCGATCCGCGGCGCCGAACAGCAGGTGTCCTCCGACGGCTACGCCAAGGAGGCCAGCGCCGACCAGGCCGCCCGCGCCGCGGAACTGTACGCCGAGCAGACCGCCCTGGCCGACATCGTCATCACCACCGCCTCGATCCCCGGCAGACCGTCCCCACGGTTGCTGACGGCCGAGATGGTCGCGGCGATGAAACCCGGCAGCGTGATCGTGGACCTCGCCGCCCTCGGTGGCGGCAACTGCGAGCTGACCCGCCCCGGGGAGACCGTCACCACCGACAACGGGGTGACGATCATCGGCTGGACCGACATGCCCTCGCGTTTGCCGGGGCAGTCCTCCCAGCTGTACGGCACGAACCTCGTGAACCTTCTGAAGCTGCTGACGCCCGGCAAGGACGGGCAGCTGGTGCTGGATCTCGAGGACGTCGTGCAGCGCACCATGTGTGTCGCCCACGCCGGGGAGGTGCTGTTCCCGCCGCCGCCGGTGCAGGTCGCCGCGACTCCTGCTCCCGCCGGGGGGGCTGCCGGGGCCGCCGGGTCGGGCTCGACCGCGGCGCCCGCGGCGGAGGCCGCCCCCGCGAAGGCCCCGCGACCGTGGCAGCTCACCTACGCCGCCGTGGTCGCCTGCGGGCTCGCGTTCATCCTGCTGTCGCTGGTCACCCCGGCCGCGTTCCTCGGGCACTTCTGGGTGTTCGCCCTCGCCGTGATCGTCGGGTACTACGTGGTGTGGCGCGTCAGCCACGCCCTGCACACCCCGCTCATGAGCGTCACCAACGCCGTGAGCGGCATCATCATCGTCGGCGCGATCCTCCAGATCACGAGCGACAACCTGCTGGTCAAAGCACTGGCCTTCCTGGCGATGCTGATCGCGACGATCAACATCGTCGGCGGCTTCGCCGTCACCCAGCGCATGCTCACCATGTTCAGGAGGGGCTGAGATGGACCCGCTGATGCTCGCCGGGGCGCTCAACGCCTCGTACCTCGTCGCCGCCGTGCTGTTCGTGCTGGCGCTGGCGGGGCTGTCCACCCACGAGACCTCGAAGATGGGCAACGCCTTCGGGGTCACCGGCATGGCGATCGCCCTGGTCGCCGCGCTGGTCCAGTCCTTCGTCTACGCCCCCGACCGCTCCGCCGGGAACCTCACGCTGTCGGCCGCCCTGGTGGTGGTCGCCATGCTGATCGGAGGCGCCATCGGCCTGTGGCGGGCGCTGAAGGTCGAGATGACCGGGATGCCGGAGCTGGTGGCGCTGCTGCACTCCTTCGTCGGTGCGGCCGCGGTGCTCGTCGGCTTCGGTTCGTTCATCGAATCGGTGCCCGCGCAGCTCGCCACCGGTCCCGATCGCATCCACCTGGTCGAGGTGTTCCTCGGGGTGCTCATCGGTGCGGTCACCTTCACCGGTTCCCTCGTCGCCTTCGGCAAGCTCAACGGCAGGCTGCCCAGCAAGCCGCTGACTCTGCCCGGCCGCAACTGGCTGAACCTCGGGGCGCTGCTGGTGGCTCTGCTGCTCGGCGTGGTCTTCACCGTCGTCCCGGTGGTGTGGTTGCAGGCGCTGTGCCTGGTGCTGATCACCCTCATCGCGCTGGCGCTCGGCATCCACCTGGTGGCCGCGATCGGCGGCGCCGACATGCCCGTGGTCGTGTCGATGCTGAACTCGTACTCCGGGTGGGCGGCGGCCGCCGCCGGCTTCATGCTCGGCATCGACGTTCTGATCGTGACGGGCGCGCTGGTCGGCGCCTCCGGCGCGATCCTCTCCTACATCATGTGCAAGGCCATGAACCGGTCCTTCGTCTCCGTGATCCTCGGCGGTTTCGGGGCGGAGTCCTCCTCGGGCTCCGAGCAGGTGGACGGGCAGATCCACGAGGCGACGGCGGTGCAGGTGGCGCAGGAGCTCGCCGCGGCCCGCAGTGTCATCATCGTGCCCGGCTACGGCATGGCGGTGGCGCAGGCCCAGTACCCCGTCGCCCAGCTGACGGAGCGTCTGCGAGCCCGCGGCACCGAGGTGCGCTTCGGCATCCACCCGGTGGCGGGCCGCCTGCCCGGGCACATGAACGTGCTGCTGGCGGAGGCCAAGGTGCCGTACGACATCGTGCTGGAGATGGACGAGATCAACGACGACTTCGCCGACACCGACGTGGTCCTCGTGATCGGGGCGAACGACACCGTGAACCCCGCCGCCACCGAGCCCGGCTCGCCGATCGCGGGCATGCCGGTGCTGCGCGTGTGGGAGGCCCGCCGCACGGTGGTGTTCAAGCGCTCCATGGGTGCCGGATACGCCGGGGTGCAGAACCCGCTGTTCTTCCACGAGAACACCGAGATGCTGTTCGGCGACGCCAAGGCCTCCGTCGAGGCCCTGCTGTCCGGTCTCGACGAGGCCACCGGCGGCGCTCAGGCCGCCCCGGCTCTCGCGACCGCCTGACGGCGCCCGGGCCACTCCGCGCAGTGGCACCTGGTCAACCCCGCGCAGTGGCGCGAGCGTGGAGGATTTCGTGGGGAATCGCAGTCCGATTCCCCACGAAATCCTCCACGCTCTGGTGTGACGCGTGCCAGGTGCGACCCGTGTCAGGTGCGACCCGTGCCAGGTGCGACGCGTGGAGGGTCCGCCCCGATCCTCGCTCAGCCCTGCGCGGCGGCGGCCCGGGCCGCCGCCGGCAGGGCTTCGCCGATCCGGTCCAGCACCGCGTCGTCGTGGGCGGTGGAGAGGAACCACGCCTCGAAGGCCGACGGCGGCAGGTACACCCCGGCGTCGAGCAGGCTGTGGAAGAACCGTGAGAAGGCGGCGGTGTCCTGATCCTTCGCGTCCTCGTACGTCACCACCGGCCGGTCGCGGAAGAACACCGAGAACAGGGTGCCGGTGCGCTGGATGACGTGGGGCACTCCCGCGGCGGTCAGCGCCTCGCCGACCATGCCGGTGAGGACGTCGGCCGCGCGGTTCAGCTGCACGTAGGCGGCGTCGTCGAGCCCGGCGAGGGTGGCCAGACCCGCAGCGGTCGCCAGCGGGTTCCCCGAGAGCGTGCCCGCCTGGTACACGGGACCGGCCGGTGCCAGCAGGGCCATGACGTCGGCGCGGCCGCCGAAGGCGCCGACCGGCAGACCCCCGCCGATCACCTTGCCGAAGGTCAGCAGATCCGGGGCCCACTCCTCGCTGCCGTCGAGCCCGTAGTGGCCCTCCCGGGAGGCGCGGAAGCCCGTGAGCACCTCATCGGAGATCAGCAGGGCGCCGGCGGCATGCGCGGTCTCGGCGAGTAGCTGGTTGAAGCCGATCTCGCGGCCGTCCTCGGTGAGGACGGTCGGCGGCGCCACCACCCCCATGTTCGCGGGGGCCGCCTCGGTGATGATCGCGGCGATCTCCCCGCCGCGGGTCGCCATCAGGGTGCGCAGGGCATCGACGTCGCCGTACGGCAGCACCACGGTGTCCTTCGCGGCGGCGGCGGTCACGCCCGCGCTGCCGGGCATGCCGAAGGTCGCGACGCCGCTGCCGGCCTCCGCCAGCAGGGCGTCGGCGTGGCCGTGGTAGCAACCGGCAAACTTCACGATCACATCGCGCCCGGTGAACGCCCGGGCCAGACGCAGCGCGCTCATGGTCGCCTCGGTGCCGGAGTTGACCAGCCGCAGCGACTCCACCGGCCGGATACGGTCGATGACGGCCTCGGCCAGGTTCACCTCCCCGGCCTGTGGCGCCCCGAAGGACAGGCCGCGGCCGGCGGCCTCCCGCACCGCCTCCACCACGGCGTCATGCGCGTGCCCGAGGATCATCGGCCCCCAGGAGCCGACCAGGTCGACGTACTCGCGGCCGTCGACGTCCTGCAGCAGCGCACCCCGGGCCGAGGCCAGGAACGGCGGGGTGCCGCCGACGGATCCGAAGGCACGCACCGGCGAGTTCACCCCGGAGGGGATGACGCGGCGGGCGCGGGCGAACAGCTCCTCGGATAGGCCTCCGGGCGTGGGGGTGGCGTACTGCGGCATGGGAATCTCCTCGGGTGGGGCGCGGATCGGGTCAGGAGAACTCGGCGAGCTGCTCGGGCAGGCCGTCGCGCAGCCAGCCCGCGACCTCGCTCGCGTAGTAGGTGAGCACCGTGGTGGCCCCGGCGCGACGGAAGGACAGCAGGGATTCCAGCACGGCACGGTCCCGCTCGATCCAGCCCTGGGCGGCGGCGGCCTCGATCATGGCGTACTCGCCGGAGACCTGGTACGCGCCGACGGGCACCGGGGAGACCTCCGCGACTGCCCGCAGCACATCGAGGTACGGCAGGCCGGGCTTGACCATCACCAGGTCGGCGCCCTCGGCGAGGTCCAGCTCCAGCTCGTGCAGGGCCTCGCGCAGGTTTCCCGGGTCCATCTGGTAGGTGCGGCGGTCGCCCTGCAGACTGGAGTCGACGGCCTCCCGGAACGGCCCGTAGAAGGAGCTTGCGTACTTCACGGTGTACGCGAACAGGCCGACGTCCCGGTGTCCCGCCTGGTCGAGCACCTCCCGCACCGCCGCGACCTGCCCGTCCATCATCCCCGACGGCCCCAGCAGGTGCGCCCCGGCCTCCGCCTGGGCGAGGGCCATGGCGCCGTACCGCTCCAGGGTGGCGTCGTTGTCGACGCGCCCGGCGTCGTCGAGCACCCCGCAGTGCCCGTGGTCGGTGAACTCGTCCAGGCACAGGTCGGCCATCAGCACCGTGTCGTCCCCGAGCTCGCGGCGCAGCCGCGCGAGCGCCCGGTTCAGCACCCCCTGGGGGTCGTCGGCCCCGGAACCACGGGCGTCCTTCTCCTCGGGGATGCCGAACAGCATCAGCCCGCCGACGCCGCGCTCCACGGCCTCCACGGCCGCCGCGACCAGGGTGTCCTCGGTGTGCTGCACCACGCCGGGCATGGAGGCGATGGGGCGGGGATCCCTCGCCCCCTCCCGCACGAACATCGGCAGCACCAGGTCCTGCGCGCGGACGGTGTGCTCCCGTACGAGGCTGCGCAGCGGCGCGGTGGCGCGCAGACGGCGGGGACGGATGACGGGACGCTGCATCAGGACTCCTCGATCTCCATGGCCGACAGGATCGCTGCGGCGAGGCCCTCATCGCCGGGGGCGGCGGCTTCGGCGTGCACGGTGAGGCCGGCCTCCTGCGCGGCGCGGGTGGTGACCGGCCCGATGCTCACCACGCTGATGGAGCGGTGGATGGCCAGCTGGGCGACCATCCGGGCGATCATGCCGCTGGTCAGCACCACGGCTGCGAACCCGCCGGTGCGCAGGCGCGCCACCACCTCCGGGCCGAGCGGCAGGCTACGGGGCCGGTACGCGATCTCCTGCTGCACGGTGTGCCCGGCGGCGGTCAGACCCTCACGGACGGTGGGCGCGGCGGCGGAGCTGGCGGGGAACAGCACCCGGGAGGGCCCCGCCGGCATGGCCTCCACCAGGGCGGCACCGGTGCCGGCGGCGGTGCGGGTCACCGCCCAGCCGGCATCCCGGGCGGCCTGCGCGGTGGTCTCCCCGACCGCCGAGACCTCGGTGCCTGCCGGCACCGTCGCGTCGAGCGCCTGCAGGGCCTGCACGGCGGCGGGGCTGGTGAGGACCAGGTGGTCGAAGGCGCCGGCGCGCAGGTCCGCGACGGCCTCCCGCAGATCCGTGTCGTGTTCGAGGCGCAGCTCCAGGGCGGGGTGGTGCTCCACCGGGAACGGCAGCAGTTCGGCCAGACGGCCGGGTCGGTCGGCGGGCCGCAGCAGCAGCACGGGCGGCAGGGTGGGCGTGGTGTTCATGCCCCCACCGTACGCACGGCGGCCGCGAGGGAGGTCTCCGCGCCGTCCTCGGAGACCGCCGCGACGGACAGTCCGGCCCGCCGGGCGGCCTCGGCGGTCGCGGTGTCGATCGCCACCAGCGGGATGGTGCGCAGCGGCTCCGGCGCGGCACCGGTGGTCAGGAGATCCGCCAGGCGCCGAACCTGCGAGGGGGCGGTGACGATCACGGCGTCGACGTCGGCGGGCAGATCGGGGGTGAGTTCCACCGGCCCGTAGGCGGTGACCTTGTCGACCTCCCAGCCGGCGGCCCGCAGGGCGCGGGCGAGGGCCGCACCGGAAGTGGCACCGCGCGGCAACAGGGCCCGACCGGTGGGTGCCCCGGCGGCCGCGGCGAGCGCGGCGGGGGACCGCGGTACCCGCTGGGCGGCGGTGAGCCCGTGCTCCCAGGCGGTCTCCGCGGCGGTGTGTCCGAGCGCCAGCACCCGGGTGTCGGCGGGGACCTCCCACACGGCGGCGTCGAGGCTGCGGGCATCGGGCACCACCAGCAGCGCGTACCGGCCGGCGGCGAGCGCCGCCACAGCGGGCCGCAGCACCACCGGGTCGGACGATTCCAGGCGCAGCACGGGCCGCTCCACCAGCTCCCACCCGGCGGCGGCGAGATGCTCACCGAGGAGATTCCCGGGGCCGGCGGGGCGGGGTGGCCGCAGGCTCAACGCCCGGCGGGGCCGCAGGGTCATCGCAGCAGGTCCTCCGCGGCCCCGGCGATGAGGTCGGCGGCGCCGCGTTCCAGCAGCTCCTGGGCGAGCTCCGCACCCAGCCGGATCGCGCTCTCCTCGTCGGAGGCACCGCCGGTGAGACTGCGGGGCAGCGCCCGTTCGCCCTCCAGCAGGGTGCGGCCGTCGCCGACGCGTGCCTGCAGGGTGAGGGTGCCGTCGGCCCCGGCGCGGGCGAGGGCCGCCACGGGGGCGGCGCATCCGGCCTCGAGGGTCCGCAGCAGGGTGCGCTCGGCGGTGACCTCCGCGCGGGCGGCCGGGTCGTCGAGCTCGGCGAGCCGCCGCCCGAACCAGGAGGTGAGGTCCTCGGTGCGGCACTCGACGGCGAGGGCACCCTGGGCGGGCGCCGGGAGCATCACCGTGGGGTCGAGGGCCTCCGCGATGGCGTCCTCCCGGCCCAGGCGGCGCAACCCCGCCGCGGCCAGCACCACGGCGTCGAGGTCGGCGTCCGGGCCGATCGCCCGCGCTAGGCGGGTGTCGATGTTCCCGCGGATCCCGACCACCTGCAGGTCGGGACGGTGGCGCAGCAGCTGGGCGGCGCGGCGCGGTGACCCGGTGCCGACCCGCGCCCCCGGCGTCAGCTCCTCGAGGGTGCTGCCGCAGAGCACGTCGCGCACGTCCTCGCGGGCGGGCACCGCGGCCAGGG encodes:
- a CDS encoding uroporphyrinogen-III synthase; this translates as MTLRPRRALSLRPPRPAGPGNLLGEHLAAAGWELVERPVLRLESSDPVVLRPAVAALAAGRYALLVVPDARSLDAAVWEVPADTRVLALGHTAAETAWEHGLTAAQRVPRSPAALAAAAGAPTGRALLPRGATSGAALARALRAAGWEVDKVTAYGPVELTPDLPADVDAVIVTAPSQVRRLADLLTTGAAPEPLRTIPLVAIDTATAEAARRAGLSVAAVSEDGAETSLAAAVRTVGA
- a CDS encoding Re/Si-specific NAD(P)(+) transhydrogenase subunit alpha → MQIAIGREAAPEERRAAATPATVTALLTLGYDVLVESGAGERAAFPDSAYRDAGARITDDEREVWGSDIVLGVNEPTREQVSWMRQGAVLATFLHPAQYPQLVEALRAQGVTALAMDMVPRISRAQSLDALSSMANISGYRAVVEAASRFGRFFAGQVTAAGKVPPATVFVIGTGVAGLAAIGAANGLGAQVKATDVRPETAEQVRSMGAEFVAIRGAEQQVSSDGYAKEASADQAARAAELYAEQTALADIVITTASIPGRPSPRLLTAEMVAAMKPGSVIVDLAALGGGNCELTRPGETVTTDNGVTIIGWTDMPSRLPGQSSQLYGTNLVNLLKLLTPGKDGQLVLDLEDVVQRTMCVAHAGEVLFPPPPVQVAATPAPAGGAAGAAGSGSTAAPAAEAAPAKAPRPWQLTYAAVVACGLAFILLSLVTPAAFLGHFWVFALAVIVGYYVVWRVSHALHTPLMSVTNAVSGIIIVGAILQITSDNLLVKALAFLAMLIATINIVGGFAVTQRMLTMFRRG
- the pntB gene encoding Re/Si-specific NAD(P)(+) transhydrogenase subunit beta, coding for MDPLMLAGALNASYLVAAVLFVLALAGLSTHETSKMGNAFGVTGMAIALVAALVQSFVYAPDRSAGNLTLSAALVVVAMLIGGAIGLWRALKVEMTGMPELVALLHSFVGAAAVLVGFGSFIESVPAQLATGPDRIHLVEVFLGVLIGAVTFTGSLVAFGKLNGRLPSKPLTLPGRNWLNLGALLVALLLGVVFTVVPVVWLQALCLVLITLIALALGIHLVAAIGGADMPVVVSMLNSYSGWAAAAAGFMLGIDVLIVTGALVGASGAILSYIMCKAMNRSFVSVILGGFGAESSSGSEQVDGQIHEATAVQVAQELAAARSVIIVPGYGMAVAQAQYPVAQLTERLRARGTEVRFGIHPVAGRLPGHMNVLLAEAKVPYDIVLEMDEINDDFADTDVVLVIGANDTVNPAATEPGSPIAGMPVLRVWEARRTVVFKRSMGAGYAGVQNPLFFHENTEMLFGDAKASVEALLSGLDEATGGAQAAPALATA
- a CDS encoding glycosyltransferase; protein product: MRIALVTETFVPSVDGVVTRLRHAVERFVDLGHEVMVVAPDLGVYEHHGARIVGVRPVTLPFYKHRRFTLPSPTVDGIIRGFHPDVVHAAQPILLASSGAYAAHRQGIPLVASYHTHLPRYMDLYRGWTWGKPAVWWQIKRNHALADLNLATSEAMKQELESHGIPRLHVLRRGVDTEAHHPRFASAQMRERLTQGQPQRKLLVFVGRLAKEKEIHRLRSMMDRRDDVALAIVGDGPYRRELVELFAGTHTLFPGFLEGEELASAFASADAFVFPSVTETLGLVILEGMASGLPVVAARSGPTLEQVTDGVNGLLFDHDDEASLDAALNRLGDPELRRSIRENARAEAEKYSWDNASDDLLRYYEMAIERHRRP
- a CDS encoding amino acid oxidase, which codes for MPNATQPSRRALLRGVSWTAPTAAVAIATPALAASQVKAGAEYGLFVTTGMNGGTVGYNGTDNTGTIHPTSPTAYFSAVKAGNNPDSDINWNDASQCYTNSGLFRNGEGSFTPVTNSASGANGAYATSSGFWWSVPTTSAYTGTGYVAGSTATLQPGATFITEVEVIIPAGPNAMWTAQNIRIAGQLWNKALSSTRTTVNRTTATHLAFQTLAGSWSITAPTITTLADGSVRVTGTITYKTTATQTASKVIQSGTIYYGQTEIMPATIQVSPSYGWTSFSLTSYVQSATISYTGQPAGMASSTTLTNQLITTSTVYNKAC
- the hemL gene encoding glutamate-1-semialdehyde 2,1-aminomutase, whose product is MPQYATPTPGGLSEELFARARRVIPSGVNSPVRAFGSVGGTPPFLASARGALLQDVDGREYVDLVGSWGPMILGHAHDAVVEAVREAAGRGLSFGAPQAGEVNLAEAVIDRIRPVESLRLVNSGTEATMSALRLARAFTGRDVIVKFAGCYHGHADALLAEAGSGVATFGMPGSAGVTAAAAKDTVVLPYGDVDALRTLMATRGGEIAAIITEAAPANMGVVAPPTVLTEDGREIGFNQLLAETAHAAGALLISDEVLTGFRASREGHYGLDGSEEWAPDLLTFGKVIGGGLPVGAFGGRADVMALLAPAGPVYQAGTLSGNPLATAAGLATLAGLDDAAYVQLNRAADVLTGMVGEALTAAGVPHVIQRTGTLFSVFFRDRPVVTYEDAKDQDTAAFSRFFHSLLDAGVYLPPSAFEAWFLSTAHDDAVLDRIGEALPAAARAAAAQG
- a CDS encoding uroporphyrinogen-III synthase, with product MNTTPTLPPVLLLRPADRPGRLAELLPFPVEHHPALELRLEHDTDLREAVADLRAGAFDHLVLTSPAAVQALQALDATVPAGTEVSAVGETTAQAARDAGWAVTRTAAGTGAALVEAMPAGPSRVLFPASSAAAPTVREGLTAAGHTVQQEIAYRPRSLPLGPEVVARLRTGGFAAVVLTSGMIARMVAQLAIHRSISVVSIGPVTTRAAQEAGLTVHAEAAAPGDEGLAAAILSAMEIEES
- the hemB gene encoding porphobilinogen synthase, whose protein sequence is MQRPVIRPRRLRATAPLRSLVREHTVRAQDLVLPMFVREGARDPRPIASMPGVVQHTEDTLVAAAVEAVERGVGGLMLFGIPEEKDARGSGADDPQGVLNRALARLRRELGDDTVLMADLCLDEFTDHGHCGVLDDAGRVDNDATLERYGAMALAQAEAGAHLLGPSGMMDGQVAAVREVLDQAGHRDVGLFAYTVKYASSFYGPFREAVDSSLQGDRRTYQMDPGNLREALHELELDLAEGADLVMVKPGLPYLDVLRAVAEVSPVPVGAYQVSGEYAMIEAAAAQGWIERDRAVLESLLSFRRAGATTVLTYYASEVAGWLRDGLPEQLAEFS
- the hemC gene encoding hydroxymethylbilane synthase, producing MTRRLRLGTRASALALAQSGTVGAAVVDGDGDLELVHVHSHGDVDRTSPLTRIGGTGVFVTAVRQALLDGEVDLIVHSCKDLPTAPADGIALAAVPAREDVRDVLCGSTLEELTPGARVGTGSPRRAAQLLRHRPDLQVVGIRGNIDTRLARAIGPDADLDAVVLAAAGLRRLGREDAIAEALDPTVMLPAPAQGALAVECRTEDLTSWFGRRLAELDDPAARAEVTAERTLLRTLEAGCAAPVAALARAGADGTLTLQARVGDGRTLLEGERALPRSLTGGASDEESAIRLGAELAQELLERGAADLIAGAAEDLLR